DNA from Tripterygium wilfordii isolate XIE 37 chromosome 4, ASM1340144v1, whole genome shotgun sequence:
GCAGTGTATGACAATATGTGCCATTACGGTGCGTCGTTGTACTTGTCCCTATATGAAATGAGAGTTAATGTATCTGAGGTGACCAACCTTCTAGATTATGTGCTCTGTTGGAAGTTTTAGGTTTTACTCAGTATGAGGTGACCAACCTTCTAGATTATGTGCTCTGTTGGAAGTTTTAGGTTTTACTCAGTATGAGTCTTTAAAAAATATGAATGACATCAACATTGTTATTCTTAGACTAATAATTATATTCTCATATGAAAGCTGGATAAACAATTAGAGTGTATATAGCATGCACttaacttctttacctatcccttttttggttttttctttcCACTCTTCCAATGACTTATCAGGTAATTTGAATAAATGTTGCTGATGTGTGCTTTTGCTTGAACATATGAACTTGAGCCaactatatatgtatttgttgATAGAAATGTCAGGTGGGAATCTGGGCGAAATAGCGCTGGAGAATTAAATATTGATGCAGTGCAGACAGCTCTTCAGACGTCGGTAATGGATGTTCTTCTGCCAGATCCATTGACATTTGGCTTCAGGCTGGTTAGACATGATCGTGAACATGCTGAAAAGCTTGATGTTCCAATAGAGTCCAGTATATGCATTGATAAAGGTTCTGTGCTGGCACATGACATGACTCCTATGGAAGTTCTTGTTCGAAACAACACCACAGAAATGATAAAGAGTCTTAGTATAAGATGCAGGGATGTAGCTGGAGAGAATTGTGCCAAGGGTGTGAAGGCAACCGTCCTATGGTCCGGTAAGGATTTCTCAAGACATGATTCACTAGTTACcatatatttttgtgcatttccttAATCATACATTTCGTATTGTTTTGGCCATCACCAACATGCTCATCAAAGCTTTGATCTCACACAATCTGGCTTCAGCTTCTGAatccataaaataaagaaattagaTGGAATACATTACATGAATTCTGATTCACCATTCACTTATTTTGATCCAAAGTTATGCTCTCCAATAATCGCATAGACTATATATGTCCTATTATTTTATTAACCGTTAaaatatctcattttatatgaaCCAGTTTGCAAAGTGCTCCACTGCTTCACTTATTTTGTAGAATTATTGAAATTTGGATCTTGGCTACTCTAACAGAGTTTCAGCTAACCTGGCACTTGAAGTTGATGGGAATGTAAACATtgggagaaaagaaaatgctGCATGCTTCGATTGCTTCAAGTCATGGgtttatattcattttttttgtgtgattctGGTAGATGTATTGAATGGGATTACTATGGAGGTTCCTGCACTCCAGGAATCTAGGCATTCTTTCTTCTTGTATTTTCCTGTCCCTGGTGAGTACACCATAGTATAGCTGCTGCAGTAATTGATGATGCAAATGACATCCTCAGACCTCGTGCAAGAACTGATTCCCCTGATGAGCCAATCTTTTGTTGGGGATATCCATTCCATGTCCGTGTTAATGGGACTGTAAGTTTTCTTGCAATCTATACCAGCTGAGATTAGCTTTACTTGCTCATATTAGActtggaaatgctcaaatcGAAAAATGGTACCTCATCCTCATCTGTTCCTTGCCATCAATTCGtcattttattttctcattATTCTTATATTGGCAATTTTGATCGTTTACCATAATCATTTTCATGCGTTTGTAAAACCGTGTTATACTGTTGTGAGACAACTGTTTTTTGTTTAATCCATCACGGGTTATGTTATTCGGAGATTTTGCACGGGGGGTTTGTTTAGGTGTATTCCGTCGAAGTTCGTTAGTAGATTGTTCAGCATACTCATGATGGGCCAGTTAAGCCCAAACTAGATTGGTTTGTCACCGACATAGTTGGCCCGGATATTAACGGCCCACATGATGGAAGGCATACTGAAGATTGTCTAAGGCCCAATATTTTCGCATAATGAGCTTTTGCCGACAAGGTTCAGTTAGCCTTGATTTCAATTGCCTGAGCCCAATTTAACCAGACTCGAGTCAGGGGAGGCCCAGAATTGTGTGGGCTTGCTATTACCTGATTTGGTTGCCCATGTGTAAAGTATAATGTTATTCAGGCACAAATATGATGGGCCTCGTCCAAAATATAATGGGCATGGGCCCAATTTAGTGGCGTATAGGCCCAACTATAATGGGCCTGGGCCGCATTCATTAATCTCAGGCCCAAAATTGTATGGGCCTTGGCCCAATTTAATGGTATATAGGCCCAACTATAATGGGCCTTGGAATCATTAATTTATCACAGGCCCAAAATCGTATGGGCCACGTCTCAAATATGTTGGGCCTGTATCCAAATTCAATGGGTATAGGCGCAACTATAATGGGCCTAGGCCACATACATTTATCTCAGGCCCAAAATTGTATGTGACTAGGCCCAATTATGGTGGGACTGAGCCCAATTTAACGGCAAATAGGCCCACTATAATGGGCCTGGGGGTCGAAATTGTAGTGCTTAGGCCTAATTTTTGCTTGGGTTCTAAATTAGATGGGCTTGATGCTAAGGCACTTATTTGGATGCCCTGGGCTAAGTACGATGGCCCTCAGCCTAATTTAATGGTGTCTAGGCCTGGCCTTGATTTGGATTCGCTTTGCAGTTAAGGTTTTGAGTTGGATGGGCCTAGGCCATCTATGTTGCCCAGCCCAATGCCAATGAGAGCCCAATTCAACGTATCCTAGGCCCAACTCATTTTCGGCCTGAGCGCACATAAGCCATAAGTCAATTCTCAAGGGCACAGAGCTCCAACAGTATTTAGGGTCTTAGCATCGCCCATGAAAGAGTacatttttcaatttaaagCTAATTTGACATTGTTGCCATTGACCAAGTGAGATTGCTTACTTTACAAACCCACCCAAAAAACAGATGCTCTCGCCACAGAAAGTGTTACTAGCCTAACAGCCAGCTGATTTCTAACACCTAACACAGGAAAAGTTTTGACCATTTGCAGTCAACTAATAACTGTTTTTTTTATGGCATAGAAGACACAAAAACAGTGCTGACGCCACAGAAAGGTTATTATGATTATGTAATCCACGTACACAGTACCCTATCAACTTGCATATGTATACTAaatctcctcattttttttttaatctttctcAAGTAATCATGCAATAAAAATTACTGCCACACAGTTCCTTTGATTAAAATTACTTATTCAAAATAGTGAAGACATGGGAACATGAATGTGGTTTCCAGATAGAGACTTTGCCATACTATCTTTACAACCccccacaaaaaaaatgcattttaGATGATAAAAAGCATTAGTTCATCGAAGAATGAAGAACTCGCTTCCAAGGATAATGGATACATATGAAATTATGCAACCTTGCAGTGCAGATGGCAACTGAACAGATTACAATACTTGTTGAGTATGAAAGCTGAAAAGATGGGGGGGAAAAAAGAGTACTCACACACACATCCACACATTGTGGGGGAGGGAGGGATGGAAGAGAATCATTTTTGCACTATGTGACGAGTCAACTAGCCAAAACCCAGTGGGTGGACTCTAACCTTTTAATCTCTTTAGGGCTTGGCTATACAGGCCCAAGTTTTGGGTTGGAACCTAATAGCTAGGCACCTAACCTAAGCCTCACATGGCCATGACCACCTCTATCACTtatcttcaaagttcaaacataatACAGGTCATAAGGAACATGCCAAAGACAACATGCTTATTTAAAAAAACATGTCAAAGACAACATTGCATGATACCTGCCCAATAGCCCAAAGCTTTCAAAAGATGAAGTTGATTCATCCATTAAAAGTTGCACCTGTTCTATTTTCTAAAAGGAAAAAAGGTCAGGAAACAGTTGTCAACGTATTGCATAAGCCTGTATTTTAGTATGCTATTACGCTAAGTGAAAACACTTACCTTCAACAGAAGGTTCATCATTGTGTCACAGACTCACATGCCATAAAAATGCAGCTATAGTCCGCAACCACATGATGTGGTGGCCAAATCAATCTTATAAGGCATTCCACAACCTGAAGAGAGCAAGGAACCCACATAATAATATAATGGCATAATAGATGAAAACATACTGcaataatttcttcttttaatgcaaaagaaattgATTGAGAAGAGTACATCAATAATTTCTGAAAGTGCATTGACACATTCAGAGAGTTTTGATCGAGTTAAGACGTTATTTTGTCACTTCCATGAACCTACAAGGCTACAATGGCCATTTTATATCATTTTAAAGACAGCAAAAGTTTCCAGTGCAAAGAGCAGCAACATGCATCAAGATGGTAAGAATGAATTTGGTATCAAAGGTCAATGAGAtgcatcaaattaaaaaaaaacaacttacaGCTTTATAACCTCCCAAAGAAGCCAGACCTTTACATCCTTCAATTTCCATTGTGATTTGACAAAGCGTTGGAAGCAGAAAGCAGACTGAGTAAAAAGGACTGTTTGATATAAATCATATAATCACTCAGTAAGTACTCAGTACAATAATCCAAGTAGTCAGAATTAACTAACAGTTTTCATCTTCACCTTCAATGGAAAGTATATATACCAGTAGTTACTAGTTCTGTGACCTTCTCTTTGCAAGCAATTGGTGCTTCTGCAAGATagctaaaacaaaagaaactctGACAGTataaaccaaaaagaaagaaagaaaagttcaGAGAAATTAAGCAATAAGATTTCCCTCACATTCTCCGCGACAAACAGGTTTTCCAAAAGCAACAGGGAAAAGAACGATGGAATAGTATATGGAGACATATATATCCTAAACAGTATTATTCAACTTAACCGACTATCCAAAAATATGTACGACTGATCAACAAACGATACTTATAACAACCACCACCCTCTAATTTTTTGCTGGAACAAGAATATGTAAGTGAAGAAGATGGATATGGCATACCTCCCAATAACTCTCACCGAGGCGAGAATATCATTTCCTTTCGCCTGCCCATGCTTCTGTAGAATCAAAATTTCGATTAAAAATGAGTACAATAtgtcataaaaaataaagagataACAAAAAGGTTACCCAACTTTAAGTTTTTAACACTACTAGTTAAATTACCTTTGCATCTTGTTGATGGTCGAGAACAACATCAACAGTCTCATTCAGTGCTTTCTCAAATTTAAGCAAATACATGGGCCCACCATATTGGAAAGAAAATGACTCCAACCAGCAACCCCGAACAGCCATTCCTattagatgagattttcatacttcacaaatataaaacaatgaaaaacaacattttcaaagcttttgattttgaaaataaa
Protein-coding regions in this window:
- the LOC119997978 gene encoding uncharacterized protein LOC119997978 isoform X4 → MAVRGCWLESFSFQYGGPMYLLKFEKALNETVDVVLDHQQDAKKHGQAKGNDILASVRVIGSYLAEAPIACKEKVTELVTTVLFTQSAFCFQRFVKSQWKLKDVKVWLLWEVIKLLWNAL
- the LOC119997978 gene encoding uncharacterized protein LOC119997978 isoform X5 encodes the protein MAVRGCWLESFSFQYGGPMYLLKFEKALNETVDVVLDHQQDAKKHGQAKGNDILASVRVIGRSTNCLQREGHRTSNYWYIYFPLKSAFCFQRFVKSQWKLKDVKVWLLWEVIKLLWNAL
- the LOC119997978 gene encoding uncharacterized protein LOC119997978 isoform X1, translated to MAVRGCWLESFSFQYGGPMYLLKFEKALNETVDVVLDHQQDAKKHGQAKGNDILASVRVIGRSTNCLQREGHRTSNYCPFYSVCFLLPTLCQITMEIEGCKGLASLGGYKAVVECLIRLIWPPHHVVADYSCIFMACESVTQ
- the LOC119997978 gene encoding uncharacterized protein LOC119997978 isoform X2; this encodes MAVRGCWLESFSFQYGGPMYLLKFEKALNETVDVVLDHQQDAKKHGQAKGNDILASVRVIGSYLAEAPIACKEKVTELVTTVCFLLPTLCQITMEIEGCKGLASLGGYKAVVECLIRLIWPPHHVVADYSCIFMACESVTQ
- the LOC119997978 gene encoding uncharacterized protein LOC119997978 isoform X3 — protein: MAVRGCWLESFSFQYGGPMYLLKFEKALNETVDVVLDHQQDAKKHGQAKGNDILASVRVIGRSTNCLQREGHRTSNYWYIYFPLKVKMKTSAFCFQRFVKSQWKLKDVKVWLLWEVIKLLWNAL